Part of the Streptomyces sp. RFCAC02 genome is shown below.
CGCTCAACCTGCTGCGCTGACGTGCACGTACGCGCCCCACAGCTCGGGCGCCCCCGGTTCCCGCGCGCGCAGCTCCCGCACCGCGTCGTGCAGCGCGCGGTGCGGCGCGGCGCCGGCCGCCAGCGCGCGGTAGAACGCGTCGGCGACACGCGGCGCGGAGCGGTCGTCGATCTGCCACAGACTGCCGACGACGTGCCGGTACCCGGCGAGCTGGAACGCCCCCGTGATGTGCACGGCCTCGTCCGCCAGGTCCGGGCGGGCGCGCGTCGTCGAGCAGGCGGCCAGGTAGGCGAGGTACGCGGCCGGCAGGTCGAGCGCGGAGATGTCCGGGACCGTCAGCGGCCGCGTCCCGTGGTCGTGCAGCAGGACCCGGTCGGGACTCATCGCGTGGCAGGCGAAGTGCACCAGGTCGTGGGCGGGCAGGGCGTCGAGGACGGCGGCGCGCGTGGCGTCGGCGCCGCTCAGCAGGCGGGCGCCCGGATGCCGTTCCACGTGGAGCGCCGCCTCGGCGGCCGCGCCCGGCAGCGGCGCGGCGCCCGGCGTCTCGGCGAGGGCGACGACCAGCGGCGCGGCGCCCGGGGCGGGGGGCCGCCGCGCGTCCAGCCCGCGCACGAGGGCACGCAGGGTCGGGGCGTAGCTGGAGACGACGCGGTCGAGCACCGCGCCGTCCGCCGGGTCCGCCGCCTGCGCCGCGTGCAGCGGCAGGACGGTGAGGAGGCCGGTGGGCAGCCAGCAGACCCGGGGCCGGTCCGGCGTGCCGTCCGGGAGCGCCGCGGTGTGGCCGAGGGCGGTCAGGACGGGGTCGGCGAGGTCGCGCCACAGCCAGTCGAGGGTGTCGGCGACGATCCGCCGCCGCGCGACACGGCCGGCGCGTGAGGCGGCCCGGCCGGTGACGGCGGTCAGGAAGTCCTCCGCCCGCCGCCGCACCGTCTCCGGTTCGATGCCGGGCAGGGGGACGGACGTCAGCCGGCCGCCGTGCAGGATCAGCGCGTCGCTGCGCAGGTGGCTGACGTTCACGAGGACGGCTGCGGTACGGCCGTCCAGCGCGGTGAGGAAGCGGTCGACCGGCGGCGGCAGGAGGAAGTCGGCGAAGCCGGGGCGGCGGCGTACGGCGGCGACCAGGTCGTCCCAGGCGCGGGCCGCGGTGTGCCGGTCGGGCGGGGCGCCGGCGGCTCCCGGTGCGGCGGGCACGGCGTCGAGCACGGCGCGGAGCGCGGTGAGACGGGCCGCGTCGTCCGGATGCGCCGCACGCAGCCGCGTCAGGTCGGTGCGGGTGTCGAGGGCCTGGGCGAGCAGCACGCCCCTGCCCGTCTCCAGCAGCGCGACGGCGCGGTCGGGCCGGCCGCAGGCCATGGCGCAGGCGGCGGCGTCGGCCGCGAGGCCCTGGAAGCGGGCGGGTCCGCGCTCCTGGTCGGCGCGGCCGATGCGGCGGGGCGCGGTGCGGGCGAGGAGTTCGACGGCGAGGGTGAACGGGGCGAGCGCGGCCTCGGGGCCTTCGGTGACATAGGTGGCGGCCGCCCAGCGGGTGGCGGCGGAGACCCGTTCGCGGACCGGCCCGGCGGGGTCGGTCGCGGCCTGCCGCAGCAGATCCCGGGCCTGCCGCGACAGGGCGTCGTCCCGGGTGTCCATGGCCTTGCGGACGAGTGCGAAGCCGAGGAGGGACGTGGCGCGGACGCGGAGCAGGTGGCCGGGCGGCGTGGCCGTGACGGCCTGCTCGGCGGCGCGCACCAGGGCGTCCAGGGCGCCGGGGGCGGGATCGGCCTGGTACAGGAGGTGCCGGGTCTCGGCGAGGGTGGCGAGCCGGTCGATCCTGGCCGGGTGGTCCAGGGGTGTCCCGGCGACGGCGCGCTCGGCCGCCTCGGCGGCCTCCGTCAGGTCGGCCGTGCCGTCCCCGGCCGCGTGGTGGCGCGCGATGAGCGCGAGGGCGAGATTCGAGGTGAACCGGGCGTGCAGCAGGCGGCCCGGCGGAGTCGCGCGGACGGCGTCGCGCGCGCGGTCCACCGCCTCGTCGAGGTCGTCCGCGGTCGGCTCGGGGTGCGAGCGCAGGGCGATCGAGAGGTTGGACGCGATGCCGGCCGCCTCGGACGGGTCGGCGGCCAGGGCGAGGGACTCGCGCCACGCGCCTGTGGCCTCCGCGAGCGCCGCCGAGTCGCCGTACGCCTGGCAGCGGGCGAGGAGCGTTCCCGCGAGGGCCGACAGGCGGCCGGCGCGGCGCGGGTGCCCCTCGGGCGCGCCGTCGAGCGCGGCGCGCTGGTGGTCCACGGCGGCGTCGAGGTCGTCCGGGTCGCCGCCCGTCCGCCAGCGCATGAGGAGCACGGACCCGAGGGAGGTGTGGGCCGTGCCCGCGTCGGGGTGGTCCGGCGGCGCCGTGTCGAGGACGGTCGTGAACAGGGCGGCCGACCGGTCCATGGCGTCCCGCCCGCCGGTGCGCTCGGCGAGGGACCACAGGGCGGTGGCGTACGACAGGGCGGTGGAACGGCGGGTGTCCTGGTCGGCCGCGCGGGCGTGGGCGGCGGCCAGGAGGGTGAGGGCCTGCCGGAGGTCGGCGGCGCTGCCGGTGGCCTCGTAGCGGGCGAGGAGCAGGTCCCCGGCCGCCGCGTCGCCGTCGGGGGGTGCCGGTGACGCGGCGGCGAGGTCCGCGCGGAGGGCGTCGCGCAGGGCGTGGGCGGTCGCGCGGTTCGCCTCGATGCCGGGGCGCAGCGGGTGCGCCGGCGGCAGGAGGCGCAGGGCCTCGTCGTACGTGTCGGCGGCCTCGTCGGCGAGGACGTGGTCGGGCCGCTCGCGCAGCAGGGTCAGGAGGGCGGCGCCCAGGTTGACGGCGAACGTGGCCCGGCCCGGGTGGCCGGGCGGCGTGGCGCGCACCACCTCGCGGCTCAGGAGGACGGCCTCGGTGAGCACGGCCTCGTCGGGCACGGCGCCCGCGCGGACGAGGAGGGCGCCCGCCAGGTTGGACTGGGCGGGGACGCGGTCCGGGTGGTCGGCGGGGACCGCGTCGACGGCCTGCCGGTGCAGCGCGATCGCCTCGTCGATGACGGGGAGGTCCCCGGTGCGGTTGAACTCCTCGTGCAGCGTGCTGCCGAGGGACGCGAGGTGCGCCCCGTAGTACGTGTCGCCCGGCTCGGACAGCGCGACGCCGGCGCGGCCCGCCTCGACGGCGGCGGCCAGGGCGCCGGTGTCCCGGTCGCGCTCGTACCGCAGGCGCAGCAGGACACCGCGCAGGACGAGCGCCTCCGCGCGGACGGCGCGCGGGAGGTTGTTGTCGTCCAGCGCGCGGCCGACGAGGTCGAGTCCCCGGGCGAGATGGCCGCGGTCGCCGTCGGTCCCGTAGCGCCGGTACGCCTCCCCGGCGGCGTCCAGGAGGCGGTCGGCGGCGGAGGGCGGGCCGGCCCCGGCGGCGCGCTCGCCGATGGCGCGGGCCAGGCCCTCGCCCAGCGGATGCCCCGCCTCCCCCGCCCGGCGGAACCACTCCCGCGCCTCGTCGTGCCGCCCGCGCGCGGTGAGCAGCATCCCGGCGTTCAGCATGTCGTCCACGAGGCCGCCGGCGGCTGCCGCGAGGTACCAGTCGAGGGCCTCGTCCGCGCGGCCGGTCCGCTGGAGGAGCCGGGCGAGGTTGTGGGCGGCGTCGAGGTCGCCGGTGCGGGCGGCGCGCAGGAGCCAGCGCTCGGCGGCGGCGTGGGCGCCGGTCTCCTTGAGGACGAGGCCGAGGTTGTTCATGGCGGCCACGTGCCCGGCGTCGGCGGCGCGGCTGTAGTACGGGACCGCCTCCGCCGGCTCGTGCAGCTCCGTGTGGAAGGCGTGGCCGATCCGGTACAGCGTGTCCGGATGCGACGCCGCCCTTCCGGCCCGCCGCAGCCAGCGGCGCGCGGCGCGCCGCCGTCCCCGGAGCAGGTGCTGTGCCGCGCGGTTCATCGCGTCGGTGACGACAGGCGTGTCACCGGTCCCACCCACCATGAGACCACCCCCGGGCCCAGTGTGGCCGCGCTCCCACGGCCGGGCAACGGTGCGCGCTTGACTTCGAGCCCGCTTGAGGTTGTCGGATCACCGGTGACGGCGGCGGGTGCCGCCGGTCCGGAAAGGGGAACGACCATGGTGGATGTCGCGGCAGAGATCGCGCCCGACGCACGGGCGGCCGTCGCCGGCGTCGTGAAGGACCTGGCGAACGCGTTCAACGCCAAGGACCCGGTGGCGATGGGCGAGCTGTACGCCGCCCGCGCGTCGTGGACCAACGCCGCCGGGCGGCGTCTGGACGGCCGGGCGGAGATCGTGGCGTTCAGCGCACCCGCGATGACGGGCTTCCTGCGCGACGCGTACGCCCGCTACGAGGTGGCCGCGATGCTGGCCATCACGCCCGACGTGATCGCGGTGAACGTCGAGCAGACCCCGGTCGACGCCGCCGGCGCCCCGTCCGGGGGAGCCCACGGCAGGGCGCTGTACGTCATCGCCCGGCAGGCGGACGGGTGGCGCATCGTCGCGGGGCAGAACACGGCGATCGACGCGCCGGCCGCCTGACCGGCCCCGTGGCGGGGTGCCGCACCGTCCCCCACCATGGGGAGCGTGCTGCTCGAACGCGTCGTGCGGACGTCGGACGAGGTCGCCGGGCTCGCCGCGCGGTCGGCGAAGGTCGCGGCACTCGCCGCGCTGTTCCGCGCCACGGACCCGGCGGACGCGCCCGTCGTCACGACCTGGCTCGCCGGGCGGCTCCCGCAGCGGCGCGTCGGCGTCGGGGCGGCGGCGCTGCGGGAGCGGCCGGCGCCCGCCGCCGCCCCGCGCCTGACCGTGGCGGGCACGGACGCCGCGTTCGACCGGATCGCGGCCGTCTCGGGGACGGGCGCCACGGCCGCGCGGCAGCGGCTCCTCGGCGCCCTGTTCGCCGACGCCACCGCAGCTGAGCAGGACTTCCTCGTCCGCCTCCTCACCGGCGAGCTGCGGCAGGGCGCCCTGGACGCGTTCGCCGCCGAGGGGCTGGCCGCCGCCGTGGACGTGCCGCCGGAGGCGGTACGGCGCGCCGTGATGCT
Proteins encoded:
- a CDS encoding CHAT domain-containing protein, translated to MVGGTGDTPVVTDAMNRAAQHLLRGRRRAARRWLRRAGRAASHPDTLYRIGHAFHTELHEPAEAVPYYSRAADAGHVAAMNNLGLVLKETGAHAAAERWLLRAARTGDLDAAHNLARLLQRTGRADEALDWYLAAAAGGLVDDMLNAGMLLTARGRHDEAREWFRRAGEAGHPLGEGLARAIGERAAGAGPPSAADRLLDAAGEAYRRYGTDGDRGHLARGLDLVGRALDDNNLPRAVRAEALVLRGVLLRLRYERDRDTGALAAAVEAGRAGVALSEPGDTYYGAHLASLGSTLHEEFNRTGDLPVIDEAIALHRQAVDAVPADHPDRVPAQSNLAGALLVRAGAVPDEAVLTEAVLLSREVVRATPPGHPGRATFAVNLGAALLTLLRERPDHVLADEAADTYDEALRLLPPAHPLRPGIEANRATAHALRDALRADLAAASPAPPDGDAAAGDLLLARYEATGSAADLRQALTLLAAAHARAADQDTRRSTALSYATALWSLAERTGGRDAMDRSAALFTTVLDTAPPDHPDAGTAHTSLGSVLLMRWRTGGDPDDLDAAVDHQRAALDGAPEGHPRRAGRLSALAGTLLARCQAYGDSAALAEATGAWRESLALAADPSEAAGIASNLSIALRSHPEPTADDLDEAVDRARDAVRATPPGRLLHARFTSNLALALIARHHAAGDGTADLTEAAEAAERAVAGTPLDHPARIDRLATLAETRHLLYQADPAPGALDALVRAAEQAVTATPPGHLLRVRATSLLGFALVRKAMDTRDDALSRQARDLLRQAATDPAGPVRERVSAATRWAAATYVTEGPEAALAPFTLAVELLARTAPRRIGRADQERGPARFQGLAADAAACAMACGRPDRAVALLETGRGVLLAQALDTRTDLTRLRAAHPDDAARLTALRAVLDAVPAAPGAAGAPPDRHTAARAWDDLVAAVRRRPGFADFLLPPPVDRFLTALDGRTAAVLVNVSHLRSDALILHGGRLTSVPLPGIEPETVRRRAEDFLTAVTGRAASRAGRVARRRIVADTLDWLWRDLADPVLTALGHTAALPDGTPDRPRVCWLPTGLLTVLPLHAAQAADPADGAVLDRVVSSYAPTLRALVRGLDARRPPAPGAAPLVVALAETPGAAPLPGAAAEAALHVERHPGARLLSGADATRAAVLDALPAHDLVHFACHAMSPDRVLLHDHGTRPLTVPDISALDLPAAYLAYLAACSTTRARPDLADEAVHITGAFQLAGYRHVVGSLWQIDDRSAPRVADAFYRALAAGAAPHRALHDAVRELRAREPGAPELWGAYVHVSAAG
- a CDS encoding SgcJ/EcaC family oxidoreductase, with translation MVDVAAEIAPDARAAVAGVVKDLANAFNAKDPVAMGELYAARASWTNAAGRRLDGRAEIVAFSAPAMTGFLRDAYARYEVAAMLAITPDVIAVNVEQTPVDAAGAPSGGAHGRALYVIARQADGWRIVAGQNTAIDAPAA